A stretch of Cicer arietinum cultivar CDC Frontier isolate Library 1 chromosome 5, Cicar.CDCFrontier_v2.0, whole genome shotgun sequence DNA encodes these proteins:
- the LOC101505788 gene encoding rho GTPase-activating protein REN1-like isoform X2 has protein sequence MTNTTAELSTQGNNGAASVPPPIPQPGPPETQRSHSSNNAIFKSGPLFISSKGIGWTSWKKRWFILTQTSLVFFRSDPNAVPLKGNEVNLTLGGIDLNNSGSVIVKADKKLLTVQFPDGHDGRAFTLKAETTDDLYEWKTALEKALAQAPTAANVTEQNGIYRNDQTDSIDISLDQLKDREPAKSTVIGRPILLALEDVDGTPSFLEKALTFMEEHGASVEGILRQAADVDDVERRVREYEQGKVEFAPDEDAHVIGDCIKHVIRGLPSSPVPASCCKALLEACRTDRGIRVASMRAAINDTFPEPNRRLLQRILLMMQTVASRKAVNRMSSSAVAACMAPLLLRPLLAGECEIDNDFDVGGDGSVQLLQAAAAANHAQAIVITLLEEYKSIFGEGSVSPDIYTDSEESGSESEEGSDEDLSYDEDYDDDDQDESIHESDEEEDDLVSESYTEGDSEADDYNDKDGDHSNSSSKSSNVSEEIKVNQTSVKSREGSPTQHENRERSENLTSPKKAAYVDQSNKPADIVGEVSTDQDSSMHNSYSPSPSQMKKSATMSNGPEPRQRTMLGRTSARKNLSMESIDFPIEEEDEIERLEAARTKLQNQIADEVKANEKLQSKIDERKKELQGRRSALEQDVARLQEQLHKEKNSRATLETRAELEDLALVEVDLTKLERMVEEIGLRLKVKLEQNYGSTSDISNPSRLSSNKERKSKHKADAEGAATSQSERSINKDTYLSGTDSDTERKPESTPLPNKQPPTSSKKSSSRGEGANSSGITKLTSRLNFLKVGRSQAVNELQNADRGSRESSYSSRNQDKRKGSERHQTLPSPNSKFKGSDVPNPEKGRVMDSSQSLQLPEKGSSKGKSHQNSDKLKKSDSQPGYHSEGWDQHPTYLERGRSEGHHHQSYNVDKGR, from the exons ATGACCAACACAACTGCTGAATTGTCCACTCAG GGAAATAATGGTGCTGCTTCTGTTCCCCCTCCTATTCCCCAACCTGGACCACCAGAGACTCAGCGTTCTCATTCCAGCAACAATGCG ATTTTCAAGAGTGGGCCACTTTTCATATCTTCTAAAG GAATTGGATGGACATCCTGGAAGAAAAGATGGTTTATTTTAACACAAACTTCACTTGTTTTCTTCAGAAGTGATCCA AATGCCGTCCCTTTGAAGGGAAATGAAGTGAATTTGACCCTTGGCGGCATTGACCTCAACAATTCAGGCAG CGTTATTGTTAAAGCAGATAAGAAACTTTTGACTGTACAATTCCCTGATGGTCATGATGGACGAGCTTTCACACTTAAG GCTGAAACTACAGATGACTTATACGAGTGGAAGACTGCTCTCGAGAAAGCTTTGGCCCAAGCACCAACTGCAGCCAATGTGACAGAGCAAAATGGTATCTATAGGAACGATCAGACTGATTCAATTGATATTTCTTTGGACCAGT TGAAGGATAGAGAACCAGCCAAATCTACTGTAATTGGCCGGCCAATTTTACTTGCTCTGGAGGATGTTGATGGAACTCCATCATTTTTGGAAAAAGCCCTGACATTCATGGAAGAGCATG gAGCCAGCGTAGAAGGAATCTTGCGGCAAGCAGCTGATGTTGATGATGTTGAACGTCGAGTTCGGGAATACGAACAAG GAAAAGTTGAGTTTGCTCCTGATGAAGATGCACATGTCATTGGTGATTGTATCAAG CATGTTATTCGAGGATTGCCATCTTCTCCCGTCCCTGCATCTTGCTGTAAGGCACTGTTAGAAGCTTGCC GAACTGATCGTGGTATTAGGGTTGCTTCTATGCGCGCAGCAATAAATGACACTTTCCCTGAACCAAATCGCCGCTTATTGCAAAG AATATTATTGATGATGCAAACTGTGGCTTCACGCAAAGCTGTCAACAGAATGAGTTCCTCAGCTGTGGCAGCTTGCATGGCACCATTACTTCTCCGTCCCCTTCTAGCTGGAGAGTGTGAGATCGATAATGATTTTGATGTTGGTGGCGATGGTTCTGTCCAACTTTTACAAGCAGCTGCAGCTGCTAATCATGCCCAAGCAATTGTTATAACTTTATTAGAAGAATATAAAAGCATATTTGGG GAAGGTTCTGTGTCCCCTGATATATACACTGACTCAGAAGAGAGTGGATCTGAGAGTGAGGAGGGTAGTGACGAGGATCTATCCTATGATGAggattatgatgatgatgaccaAGATGAATCAATACACGagtctgatgaagaagaagatgatctTGTAAGCGAATCCTACACTGAAGGAGACTCTGAGGCTGATGATTACAATGACAAG GATGGTGATCATTCTAATTCAAGTTCAAAATCATCAAATGTGAGTGAAGAAATTAAAGTCAATCAAACGTCAGTAAAGTCACGTGAAGGCTCGCCAACTCAACATGAAAATAGAGAAAGAAGTGAAAATCTCACGAGTCCAAAGAAGGCGGCTTATGTAGATCAGTCCAATAAGCCTGCTGATATAGTTGGAGAAGTTTCCACTGATCAAGATAGTAGTATGCATAATTCATATTCTCCTAGCCCTTCACAAATGAAAAAATCTGCAACCATGTCCAATGGCCCAGAACCTCGGCAACGAACCATGTTGGGGCGCACCTCC GCAAGGAAGAACCTCTCCATGGAATCCATTGATTTTCCTATTGAAGAGGA AGATGAAATTGAAAGGCTCGAAGCTGCTAGAACAAAACTACAAAACCAAATTGCAGATGAG GTGAAGGCAAATGAAAAGTTGCAATCTAAGATAGATGAACGAAAGAAAGAATTGCAAGGGCGGCGTTCGGCACTTGAGCAAGAT GTGGCTAGACTACAGGAACAGTTGCACAAAGAAAAGAATTCCCGGGCAACTCTTGAG ACTAGGGCAGAACTTGAGGATTTAGCTCTGGTAGAAGTGGATCTTACCAAGTTAGAGCGGATGGTTGAGGAGATTGGGCTGCGGCTTAAGGTTAAACTTGAGCAGAATTATGGATCTACTTCAGATATCAGTAATCCATCGCGGCTGTCATCAAATAAGGAAAGAAAATC GAAACATAAGGCAGATGCCGAAGGTGCTGCCACATCACAATCTGAAAGGTCAATAAATAAG GACACTTATCTTAGTGGAACAGACAGTGATACTGAGAGAAAGCCGGAGTCAACACCTTTACCAAACAAACAGCCACCAACTAGTTCCAAGAAATCCAGTTCAAGGGGTGAG GGAGCAAATTCTTCTGGAATCACAAAACTGACATCCAGACTGAACTTTTTGAAGGTGGGCCGGAGTCAAGCTGTAAATGAACTACAAAATGCGGATAGAGGAAGCCGAGAGTCGAGTTACTCTTCACGCAACCAGGATAAAAGAAAAGGATCTGAACGTCACCAAACACTTCCATCTCCCAACAGTAAGTTTAAAGGATCTGATGTGCCAAACCCCGAAAAGGGTAGAGTCATGGACAGTTCTCAGTCGCTCCAGCTTCCAGAAAAAGGATCGAGCAAAGGTAAATCACATCAGAATTCGGACAAACTGAAAAAATCAGATAGTCAGCCAGGCTACCACTCAGAAGGATGGGATCAACATCCAACATACTTGGAAAGAGGAAGATCAGAAGGCCATCATCATCAGTCTTATAATGTGGATAAAGGTCGATGA
- the LOC101505788 gene encoding rho GTPase-activating protein REN1-like isoform X3: MTNTTAELSTQGNNGAASVPPPIPQPGPPETQRSHSSNNAIFKSGPLFISSKGIGWTSWKKRWFILTQTSLVFFRSDPNAVPLKGNEVNLTLGGIDLNNSGSVIVKADKKLLTVQFPDGHDGRAFTLKAETTDDLYEWKTALEKALAQAPTAANVTEQNVKDREPAKSTVIGRPILLALEDVDGTPSFLEKALTFMEEHGASVEGILRQAADVDDVERRVREYEQGKVEFAPDEDAHVIGDCIKHVIRGLPSSPVPASCCKALLEACRTDRGIRVASMRAAINDTFPEPNRRLLQRILLMMQTVASRKAVNRMSSSAVAACMAPLLLRPLLAGECEIDNDFDVGGDGSVQLLQAAAAANHAQAIVITLLEEYKSIFGQEGSVSPDIYTDSEESGSESEEGSDEDLSYDEDYDDDDQDESIHESDEEEDDLVSESYTEGDSEADDYNDKDGDHSNSSSKSSNVSEEIKVNQTSVKSREGSPTQHENRERSENLTSPKKAAYVDQSNKPADIVGEVSTDQDSSMHNSYSPSPSQMKKSATMSNGPEPRQRTMLGRTSARKNLSMESIDFPIEEEDEIERLEAARTKLQNQIADEVKANEKLQSKIDERKKELQGRRSALEQDVARLQEQLHKEKNSRATLETRAELEDLALVEVDLTKLERMVEEIGLRLKVKLEQNYGSTSDISNPSRLSSNKERKSKHKADAEGAATSQSERSINKDTYLSGTDSDTERKPESTPLPNKQPPTSSKKSSSRGEGANSSGITKLTSRLNFLKVGRSQAVNELQNADRGSRESSYSSRNQDKRKGSERHQTLPSPNSKFKGSDVPNPEKGRVMDSSQSLQLPEKGSSKGKSHQNSDKLKKSDSQPGYHSEGWDQHPTYLERGRSEGHHHQSYNVDKGR, from the exons ATGACCAACACAACTGCTGAATTGTCCACTCAG GGAAATAATGGTGCTGCTTCTGTTCCCCCTCCTATTCCCCAACCTGGACCACCAGAGACTCAGCGTTCTCATTCCAGCAACAATGCG ATTTTCAAGAGTGGGCCACTTTTCATATCTTCTAAAG GAATTGGATGGACATCCTGGAAGAAAAGATGGTTTATTTTAACACAAACTTCACTTGTTTTCTTCAGAAGTGATCCA AATGCCGTCCCTTTGAAGGGAAATGAAGTGAATTTGACCCTTGGCGGCATTGACCTCAACAATTCAGGCAG CGTTATTGTTAAAGCAGATAAGAAACTTTTGACTGTACAATTCCCTGATGGTCATGATGGACGAGCTTTCACACTTAAG GCTGAAACTACAGATGACTTATACGAGTGGAAGACTGCTCTCGAGAAAGCTTTGGCCCAAGCACCAACTGCAGCCAATGTGACAGAGCAAAATG TGAAGGATAGAGAACCAGCCAAATCTACTGTAATTGGCCGGCCAATTTTACTTGCTCTGGAGGATGTTGATGGAACTCCATCATTTTTGGAAAAAGCCCTGACATTCATGGAAGAGCATG gAGCCAGCGTAGAAGGAATCTTGCGGCAAGCAGCTGATGTTGATGATGTTGAACGTCGAGTTCGGGAATACGAACAAG GAAAAGTTGAGTTTGCTCCTGATGAAGATGCACATGTCATTGGTGATTGTATCAAG CATGTTATTCGAGGATTGCCATCTTCTCCCGTCCCTGCATCTTGCTGTAAGGCACTGTTAGAAGCTTGCC GAACTGATCGTGGTATTAGGGTTGCTTCTATGCGCGCAGCAATAAATGACACTTTCCCTGAACCAAATCGCCGCTTATTGCAAAG AATATTATTGATGATGCAAACTGTGGCTTCACGCAAAGCTGTCAACAGAATGAGTTCCTCAGCTGTGGCAGCTTGCATGGCACCATTACTTCTCCGTCCCCTTCTAGCTGGAGAGTGTGAGATCGATAATGATTTTGATGTTGGTGGCGATGGTTCTGTCCAACTTTTACAAGCAGCTGCAGCTGCTAATCATGCCCAAGCAATTGTTATAACTTTATTAGAAGAATATAAAAGCATATTTGGG CAGGAAGGTTCTGTGTCCCCTGATATATACACTGACTCAGAAGAGAGTGGATCTGAGAGTGAGGAGGGTAGTGACGAGGATCTATCCTATGATGAggattatgatgatgatgaccaAGATGAATCAATACACGagtctgatgaagaagaagatgatctTGTAAGCGAATCCTACACTGAAGGAGACTCTGAGGCTGATGATTACAATGACAAG GATGGTGATCATTCTAATTCAAGTTCAAAATCATCAAATGTGAGTGAAGAAATTAAAGTCAATCAAACGTCAGTAAAGTCACGTGAAGGCTCGCCAACTCAACATGAAAATAGAGAAAGAAGTGAAAATCTCACGAGTCCAAAGAAGGCGGCTTATGTAGATCAGTCCAATAAGCCTGCTGATATAGTTGGAGAAGTTTCCACTGATCAAGATAGTAGTATGCATAATTCATATTCTCCTAGCCCTTCACAAATGAAAAAATCTGCAACCATGTCCAATGGCCCAGAACCTCGGCAACGAACCATGTTGGGGCGCACCTCC GCAAGGAAGAACCTCTCCATGGAATCCATTGATTTTCCTATTGAAGAGGA AGATGAAATTGAAAGGCTCGAAGCTGCTAGAACAAAACTACAAAACCAAATTGCAGATGAG GTGAAGGCAAATGAAAAGTTGCAATCTAAGATAGATGAACGAAAGAAAGAATTGCAAGGGCGGCGTTCGGCACTTGAGCAAGAT GTGGCTAGACTACAGGAACAGTTGCACAAAGAAAAGAATTCCCGGGCAACTCTTGAG ACTAGGGCAGAACTTGAGGATTTAGCTCTGGTAGAAGTGGATCTTACCAAGTTAGAGCGGATGGTTGAGGAGATTGGGCTGCGGCTTAAGGTTAAACTTGAGCAGAATTATGGATCTACTTCAGATATCAGTAATCCATCGCGGCTGTCATCAAATAAGGAAAGAAAATC GAAACATAAGGCAGATGCCGAAGGTGCTGCCACATCACAATCTGAAAGGTCAATAAATAAG GACACTTATCTTAGTGGAACAGACAGTGATACTGAGAGAAAGCCGGAGTCAACACCTTTACCAAACAAACAGCCACCAACTAGTTCCAAGAAATCCAGTTCAAGGGGTGAG GGAGCAAATTCTTCTGGAATCACAAAACTGACATCCAGACTGAACTTTTTGAAGGTGGGCCGGAGTCAAGCTGTAAATGAACTACAAAATGCGGATAGAGGAAGCCGAGAGTCGAGTTACTCTTCACGCAACCAGGATAAAAGAAAAGGATCTGAACGTCACCAAACACTTCCATCTCCCAACAGTAAGTTTAAAGGATCTGATGTGCCAAACCCCGAAAAGGGTAGAGTCATGGACAGTTCTCAGTCGCTCCAGCTTCCAGAAAAAGGATCGAGCAAAGGTAAATCACATCAGAATTCGGACAAACTGAAAAAATCAGATAGTCAGCCAGGCTACCACTCAGAAGGATGGGATCAACATCCAACATACTTGGAAAGAGGAAGATCAGAAGGCCATCATCATCAGTCTTATAATGTGGATAAAGGTCGATGA